The Lycium barbarum isolate Lr01 chromosome 11, ASM1917538v2, whole genome shotgun sequence genome contains the following window.
GAGGTTTGAACACTAGGCTCGGGTTTAACTTTTTGGGTTGACTTTAACCCCGACCCAGTCTATAATTACGAACTTGGTATAACCTCGTGAAATATTCTTTTCTAAAGATCAAGCTCGTGCGATTGATTCGAGGCGCGGAAAGGCAGTTCAAGAAGGCTAGAGTTGCTTCGAACCAAGATAAGTTAAGGCTTTGACCTTAATGAGGAAATTTTCCTAATTGAATATGGTTTACATATACAATGCATATGAGGGTTCCGTATGTGTAAGGTGACGAGTGTATATGCGGATATTGGGTTACAAATGCTATACGCGGTACATACCCTGTGaaattttaaccaaaaaaataGCCTCTTCACAACAAAGAAGTTGTTTGAATGAGATAAGGCTATATGCAGGACAGACCAAAGTAACATggatttttctcctttttttggacGATAGCATGAGGTTGTCTATAAGTAGTAGCATCACTAGCATCTTTGCAGAAGCTTTTTGTCCATTTAGGTAGAAGAATTATTCAGTACTTCCCCAAATAATATCGTCTTTCTCCTCCACATCAGAAAAACTACCTTAGGTGTTCCGCAGCTCACCTATAAGTTTACTTACTCCAGTTTGAGTGCAGCCTGTGAACTTCACTTGTCTTCCTTTGGTTGTTATGCATGCCCTTCGAAATTTTTGCTTAAATCAGTGTTGAGAAGAAGATTTCTATAATATTCCTCATGCACTATTTTGTGTTTGAATCTGGTTTTCATTTCACCTGAAGTTGTACACTGACTATCCTTTACAAGGATTATGAATATAAATGTAATTAGCCCACCCATAATGTGATGAAAAACAAATGCATTAATCTAAGATCTTGATTTGAGCTTTAGCGAGCATTGTCTGTAGTGTTGCGACTCAAAACGGTTTTCTCAACAATACTATACAGAATGTCAAACGTTGTGTTCCCGACCAAAACCCCATTGATCTAAGATCCTGATTGAGCTTTAGCAAGCATTGTCTGTAGTGTTGCAACTGAATCAACTGTGGATTTCAGTAGCCAACTGATTCCTACTTTCACGCGGTGCTGATCAGTTGGTAATCTGATCAAATAGGCCACTTTTCTTGCTGCAATAAGTAACaattgaaaaatgaaaaagtGCAGAATAAAGCAGGGAATGTAATAGAATGATGAATGCTCGAAATGTGAAGGATACCAGTATGACCAACAAAACCCTCCAAGGTCAGCCCATCAGTGAAACTTGGTGAAACAGCAGCGTCGGACCTCCCAAGTGTCATCATCTCACCTAAATTTTGGTACCTGCAGCACAATGGCATAGTTTATTAGTGAAGAAAATCAATTTTTCTTCATAGTCACCTGGTACAGCTCTATAACTCCGACTGCAAACTCGAATAGTAgcaaatagatttggaattgtcAATAATTCTCCTTGGTAGTTAAAGTTCCACAATTGAAAAAAGAATTTTAAAGATAAAGCTATATCATATGGTAATTGTTCCTTGACGAAACTAAGCCATGTAACAGGCAATCACTCAACAAATAATAGGAAAAACCAGATAGCGAATCAGCTTAGCAGAAACGGGACAAACCTAAAAGGCAACAATGGGCGGTCATTAATTGCGGCCCACAAATTCCAACCAGCAAAATCTGCCTGCTGAAAAGCAACCTGTGACGCAAACCACCGAAAATCAGTACAGAAAGAACATGCCTCTTCATCATAGGTTCTCATATGTTTCTTTCACAAGCTTACTCAAATTCAATCAACTACCTGTGCAGTAGCCGGAAGCAGCTTCCCATTTTTGTCCCTTAATGTTGAAGAATCACCAACAGCAAATATACGAGGATGACCCTTGACACGGAGAGTTTCATCAGTTTCTGCTTGTCCTCTAGCATTCAGAGGAATGTCGTAAGGTTTATCACTAGGTTCCAACTCAGGAAGTAGTGGTTTAGATCCAATAGTCCATAAAACTATATCTGCCCTTATAATCTGACTCTGCAAGCCCCTTTCAGCAGGCTGCAATTCAAGTATTAGACTTTCAGAATGATCAGCTGCTGAGTCCATATTTTTAGATTCATCATCAGAGGTCTGAGACTCGACTCCTTTTGTTATGCATCGGACAAAATAACCAAGTATGAGTTGAACTTTCCTGGACGAAAGTACCTGAAAGAAGACGCTTATGTTCAAATATGAGGGACACAACAGACAGTGGATCATGATGAAACAAGAAGTTTATCACGTTGTAAAATGAAGAGAATACAAAAAGGCTTAACTTACAAAAACAATGTCCTCAAAGGTGTCGAATGGAACTTGAGTTGATTACCTTTATAACAAGCTGGGCATGATCAACATCTATACTCTAGCTTGAGAGGGAGCATTACAAGAATGAACCTAGACCTATTTCTTAACAGGTACATAGGCCATATATAGATAGCATATCTGTAGGATTCTTCGTTTGACTCTCTCCTTATCTAGACTCAACGTATATGTATTTAAATTTTGTACTTCTTGCAAGAATATACAAGGAAATAGCTCAATTGTCTCTTAAAACTTACAACATATAACAAGGAAGAAAGAAATGAAGAATATATTTACTTGATTATTTCCCCAAGCTATTGGGTGTTATTGGGTGTTTAAATAGTACATACACCTATTCTAAACAAGGAAAGAAACCAAGGCTATATCGTCCTAATTGATTCCAACTAATGTACACAAATATGCTTAACATATTAAATGTTGTGAACGTTGATCCAATTTTTTGTTGAAAGATAGAGGAAGAATAAAGAGCGGAAATACTATGGCACTAAAGCACCTTTCATGAAATGATGGTAACTCAATGATATAAATTGCTTACTTTTAGTGCTGCTTCCCTATTTCCTGCTGGAGCATTTGACAAGATCGTCTTATCAACATTAATTGCTTGTACAATTCCCTTTTCTTGCAACCTTTCCGATATCGTGGCAGCTAACTCAACTCCACCATAACCACATCCAACCACTGCTACTCGTATTGCAGAGTCCTTACCGAAGTTCTTACGCTCTAATTCCCTTAGCTTTTTATCAACCCTC
Protein-coding sequences here:
- the LOC132617261 gene encoding alternative NAD(P)H-ubiquinone oxidoreductase C1, chloroplastic/mitochondrial, which translates into the protein MECALTCSSSAKIALLSCRQMQCGSTRSPKLPNIWSGLPRFGSSRRNNRSLRTVALSTSAGLGSTMDEVPAANAQNVNYMWPDKKRPRVCIVGGGFGGLYTALRLESLVWPDDKKPQVVLIDQSERFVFKPMLYELLSGEVEAWEIAPQFSDLLANTDVRFFKDRVKCLYPCDHLGTNAPTAGTVQLESGLLIEYDWLVLAIGAEAKLDVVPGAADYALPFYTLEDAHRVDKKLRELERKNFGKDSAIRVAVVGCGYGGVELAATISERLQEKGIVQAINVDKTILSNAPAGNREAALKVLSSRKVQLILGYFVRCITKGVESQTSDDESKNMDSAADHSESLILELQPAERGLQSQIIRADIVLWTIGSKPLLPELEPSDKPYDIPLNARGQAETDETLRVKGHPRIFAVGDSSTLRDKNGKLLPATAQVAFQQADFAGWNLWAAINDRPLLPFRYQNLGEMMTLGRSDAAVSPSFTDGLTLEGFVGHTARKVAYLIRLPTDQHRVKVGISWLLKSTVDSVATLQTMLAKAQSGS